GTATTATTTTCTAAGAGAGGTTCAGAAGAATGAAGAGTTGCAGCTTATTTATTGCAAGACAGAAGACCAGCTAGATGACATTTTTACCAAGCCATTGTTAAAAACAAGGTTTGAAATATTAAGAAACAAGATAGGCATCTGCAACAAAAGATTCAAGGAGGAGTGTTGACAGTTGCCTCATTTGCTGCTGAAGAAGAGGTCTTCGATGCTGAGGAAGCTGAGAAGATTTGGTCAAGATTAGTTTTCCATTATCTTAGCATGTTTGTTACAAATAAAGCTGCCATAGAACAACTTCTTTTTAGTTAAGATTTCGTGCTTATTTTTCTATAGTTTGTTATCAAAACTCTTCTATAAAAGTCACAATAACAACAATTGTTAAAGCTGGTTctgtttctttgtttcttctttatctCTATACTGTTTTATTGATCTTCACGGCATTTATTGGGTGTGGTGTATAATTACTGGAGGCAGCATTAAATCTAAGATCACTTGGCTAAATTTAAGAAGAGGCCTAGGTTGTGGCGAGTAATCAATCTGGTAAACACAGTCAAGAGATTCTATGGATCCAGTTTTATAATGAGTTTGGTTAGCTGTAAAGGTCCCGAATTCTTCTAAATTCGGAATTAATTTTGttacttttcatttttattttcatatttcttaGTTTTAAGTTTATTCAAAGAGTTATAAAATATGCAATAACAAAATCTTGAATACTTACGGTTAGTTGAGGAATTAGTTATAACTTTCAGACTCCTTAGATTTTGTCAAGATCCAGTTTTAAAATGATGTTGGTTAGTTATAATCTAgatttttgagtttatttataATCAGCTGAGATCTAGAATTTTTCTAAAttaggtttaaaaaatattgtctgggctaattttgttattttttatttttattttcatatttcataGTTTGCTAGGCtagttttgagtttatttaaagagctataaaatatacaataataagAATACTTACTGATTTTCTTGTGTCGTGTTGTTAGTTTATGTCATCAAAGTGTTACAGTTAGATGTGCAGCTTCAAAACTATTTGCAGTTAGTTGAGGAATTAGTTGAATAAAAGGAAGTTAGTTCGTTAGTCAGTTGCAAGGGAAGAACAATATTTACAACTATCTTGAAAACTAAGTAATAATTGAAGAACAATTTGCAGTAACCACAGAACTCTCTCTCCCTTTCAATCTCTTTTATTTCtccctcaatttattttcttctgaaCTTTTGTTTGTTAAGGAAGATCCGTGTCCACCGGTAGATTTTCATCAAAGTGCAGATACACCCCACAGCTTTTAAACTCGACAGGCCTTCCGGTCTCATGCCTCCCACATCCCTGGCAGAATTCAAATGTAACTTCATTGCCGGCATGTTTACGTAAATGATTTACCAATTGGAGCTCGTAGAGTAGAATCATGTGATCTGAGTCACATGTCTTCAAGGAATATGATGGAGCATGTCTTTCCTGGGAAGCGAAGACGACTTCATAATCACCATCATGCTCATCGTTTTTACTCTTAACATGGTAATCACAATGTATAAGAGCATCAAAACGTCTATCATTATGGAAGGGAAGAGGGAATAGAAAGACAAGGCAGAAAGCAATTCCCTTGAGCTGATGACAATTTGAGGGCAACTGTATGGTGAGTGAAGATCCAATTCCTTTGTCACCGAACCATTCTGGAATTTCACTTCCCGGTAGAACCATTTTAATTCTGCCATCTGGGATCTCCTCTCCAGACTGCAACACAAAAGTCACATTTCGAAAATGTGATGAAGCAAGCAAGAGCGAGAGAAGAAAGAAGGACAAGGGGGTTTAGAGAGATACCTGAATTTTCAAATGCATTGCTGCTACCAGCGGTTTCTGATCCAATTTGAAGCAATTTGTAAAATCCAATCCTAACTCTAATCTACCGATATTGATGGTTTCTAGTGATGCACAGTCATGTGTTGTTAGATTACAAAGCGAAGGAGGAAGCTCAGGTAACGCTTTAATAGGCGTTATCAAAGATATCATATGCTTAATTAATGATGAGGGTATTTCTTTAATGCCTGTTTTACTCAAGTCAAGATACTGCAAAGATTCCATAGGCACTGTGATTTCTGGGAGGCTCTCAAGTTTTGAGCAACCACTCATATCCAAATTACGGAGTTTTGTGAGAAACTGGACCACTTAGATGTAATTGTACTATATCCTCTAAATTCTCCGGAAACTTGGTCATCTTTGAGCAAccatttagaaaaagaaattgcaacTTGCCAGTAACCGATTGTGGAACTTCTTTGATTGAAGTTCGTTCCAACTGTAACCATACCAAATTTTGTGAAATCGTTGGACACGTGGTCAAATGTAGGCACTGACTTATAATAAGTTTTCTGAGAACCTTTGAATAAAGCATTGGAAAACTTCTAAGATTTTTGCAACCAAAGAGATTAATATCTTCCAGCTTGTCAAGATATTCAAGAGATGACGGAACCTCGATTAAACGTTGACAGTTATCAAGTATTAAGCACTCTAAATTTTTGGCCTTTGATAGATCTGGCAATTCCGTCAAATAGTAAGACAGAGTTAGgtcaatttttcttaaatttccaaCATCCTGTCAACGGAAAAAGGCATAATTAGAAAGTTAGCACCTCCAACTTCATATTTCTGATCATAAATCTGTAGCAATTAAATCATACCTTTACTCCTGTCCAAAGTTTTACAAGCTTGCTTCCCTGTAGGTCAAGCTCGACAAGGTGTTCAGCACGAAAAGATGGCGGCAAGGATTTCCAAGGGAATCCATCCCATTGCAAATATCTCAGCTCATTAGGAAGATATTCGAGGCCAGTAGGAGGAAGGTTCATTTTATCTACGTCGTGAtagaaattgagaaataaatcTAAGACCATCCATCATTGCGAAGGCATCAGATTTCAAGTGTATGTGTCTCGGTAACCAGTCCAAAGATatgcctttaattttttgagttccctgttaaacaagaataaagaataaacaaacaataatacaaTCTACTCAAACACATCAACTTTTGAGCAAATACATGAACGACAGTTATTGGCTGTAGCTTTAACCTTATTTTCCTCCAATACTTGAACGACATCAGGAGGATGGCATAACCTGCTACGTTCGCCAGGAAAATCAGATTCTGCACGAACAATGTTAAATGCCATTTCTTGTAGTAAATCATGCATTTTTAGTAAAGCATGCTTTTTTAGCCATATACTATTCTTGGTATAAGAAGTAGTTATGAGACACTTATCAATGAGCGTGCTTATATCGAAAATCACAGACCGACCATAAAGGCCATCTAATATTCTTGTTGATTCGTCTGGCTTCATTCTATTGAAGAAATGTGCTATGTCAAGAAATATGGATTTTTGTTCTGAATCCAACCCATCGTAACTAATTCTCAACGCCCTTTCGATTTGAGGGTCCTGATCTAGTTTATTCAATGCACTGCGCCATTCTTCGATGCTTTTACCATAGAGAGAGGAACCCAAAACTTTAAGAACCAACGGATTGCCTTGTACATGCCTTACAATCTTTTTTATCAAGTGCATTTGATCAATTGTGGGGATGCAATTCTTCAAGGCTTCTGAGCTAAAGAGTTGGA
This genomic stretch from Populus alba chromosome 19, ASM523922v2, whole genome shotgun sequence harbors:
- the LOC118030112 gene encoding disease resistance protein RUN1-like is translated as MDTEQSFRDTLTDAANLSGWSLGNSDPESEFIEKIVGDVLKKLHAMSSSQTMKGLFGIDVRVSKAESLLSMESPDVLIVGIRGMAGIGKTTIAQALCNKVHSRFEGIFFANFRKELETGSMADLQRRFLSQLLGQEIMSMGFLSFRDSFTRERLRRKKVFIVLDDVDDLMPLEEWKDLLDGRHSSFGSGSKILITSRDKQVLKNVVDKTYEVEGLNYEEAIQLFSSEALKNCIPTIDQMHLIKKIVRHVQGNPLVLKVLGSSLYGKSIEEWRSALNKLDQDPQIERALRISYDGLDSEQKSIFLDIAHFFNRMKPDESTRILDGLYGRSVIFDISTLIDKCLITTSYTKNSIWLKKHALLKMHDLLQEMAFNIVRAESDFPGERSRLCHPPDVVQVLEENKGTQKIKGISLDWLPRHIHLKSDAFAMMDGLRFISQFLSRRR